The genomic segment AGTACCGGCCGGCACCGGCGTTTCAGGCTTTAACAGAACGCAGATCGATGAATCCGGAGATTCCGCACAGAGCAGCATACCTTCGGAGATATGCCCGCGCATTTTAGCCGGTTTGAGGTTTGCAAGTACGATAATTTCCTTACCGACCAATTCTTCGGCAGTATAATAGTCGACTAAACTCGAAACGATTTGACGCGGCTTTTCTTCGCCGAGGTCAACCTGTAAAATGTAGAGTTTTTCCGCATTTTCAGCTTTTACACATTCCAAAACTTTGCCGGTTTTCAGCTGCAGTTTTGCAAAATCATCATAGGTAATTATTTCAGTTGTTTTCTCATTCATACTGTTTAGTATATGAGAAAGTGATAAAAACTGCAAGCGCCGGCATTTTGTGTACGGTGTACGGTACAAGAAAATGGCCGGCGAAAAAGTTTCCGAGTTCTAATAGAAAATTATGAGTTATGCATTCTTAATTATGAATTATCAATACGTCCACTTTTCGGTTGCGCTTGACTTTTCAATCATGCTCTTATACAGCGCAGATTTTTGCAGTAGTTCCGCGTGCGTACCTTCCGCATCGAGTTTGCCGTTATTCATCACGATTATTTTGTCGGCGTTTTCAACGGACTTGAGGCGATGCGAAATGATGATAACGGTTTTGCCTTTTATGAGCGTGTTGAGACTTTCCTGAATTTTCATTTCGTTTTCGACATCGAGCGATGCGCTGATTTCATCAAGGATGATAATCGGCGCATCTTTTAAAAGAGCGCGGGCAATGGAAAGCCGCTGCCGTTCTCCGCCTGAAAGTTTACCGCCGTTTTCTCCGATGACCGTGTTGTAGCCGTCGGGCAGCGCTTCGATAAACTCGGTACAGTTTGCAAGACGAGCAACTTCTTTTACTTGATCGTCGCTTGCATTTTTATTTCCGACTCTGATGTTTTCCATAATCGATGTATTGAAAAGTCCGACATCTTGGAAGACAATCGAAATTTTATCGAAGAGACTGTCGGTATCGATCTTTGCTATATCTTTGCCGTCGATGAGAATGCGCCCCTTGTCGTAATCGTAAAGGCGTGATGCAAGCCGAAGCACGGTTGTTTTTCCGCAACCGGACGGACCGACAAGCGCGGTAACGTGATTTTGTTCCGCCGTAAACGAAATCCCGTCGATCACTTTTTGCCTGCCGTTATACGAAAATGCAACATTTTCAAATTGAATACCGTAATGCTGCAAAGAAGCGGGCTCGCCTTCCTGCGTTTCCGTTTCGCGCAGTTCGTTTATCCGTTTGACACGCGCATCGATATACATCATCTCCGCAAGGTTCGCCTCAACACCTGCAACAGCATCAACAATACGGGCTGCAGCAATGATATAGCCGATAAAATACAGGAGCGAAGCGGTTCCTGCCAAATACATTTTTAAACCGAAGAATACGGTAACGCCGATGGAAAATTTCAACAGCAACAGCGCAACGTTAAGCGGAATAGCTTGATGAGCTTCCACACTCAAATGCAGTTTTTCCGCTTCGTCGACATTGCGGTTCAGCTTCGCCGCCGTGGATTCCGTAAGACCGTAGCTTTTTATTTCCTGCTGTAACTCGATTGCCTCTTGGAAAAATTCCGTGCGCTCGCGCTGTTTGTGAAAGTCCCGCGTGGTTTCCCGCACTTGGATTTTTTTTGAGAGAATGAGCAGAATAAAACTGATAAAGATCGGTACGAATACGCACAATCCCAATCCCGGATGAGCAATAATCATTATCGCACCGATGATAATCAGATAAATAACCAGCCCTATCGTTTGCGGAATTGCATGACTAATGGCATGTTCAATAGTCGCGACGTCGGTCATTACCGTTTGCGATAAATCGGAAACATCGTGCTTTGAAAAATAAGCAAGCGGCAGCGCTTTAAGTCGATCGGCAATGTTGACACGCAGTTCTTTGCATTCTTTAAATGTCGCCGTGTATAGCGTATTGTAATTGGTATGCACAAGCACATACATCACAACCGCAAGAGCCGCAATAATACCGATATAAAATCCCGCCGAACGCAGCGTTCCGTCAAAGTATCCTTGCAAAAAGAACATCGTTAAAAACATCGGCAAAATAAACGCCACATCCGCAAGCATCGACCATATCGACGCCGTAACGATGCCCTTTGCTCCCGATTCGGTTACCCCAAACCATTTTTGTAATCTATTCATATCAAACTCTCCACTCATTCGCTTTTGAATATAGTCGTTGTAGATGACTGTATTTTCCGCCTTTTTGCATAAGCTCGGCATCGCTGCCGCGTTCGGCGATGTTTCCGTCTTCGACCACGAGAATTTCGTCGACGTTTCTAATCGAGCTCAGGCGGTGCGCAATCATAATAACCGTTTTGTTTTTCATCAAATTGGAAAACGCTTGCTGAATTTCGTATTCGTTTTCGGGGTCGGCAGCGGCGGACGCTTCATCCAAAATAACGATGTCCGCATTTTTCAGAATGGCGCGGGCGATTGCAACGCGCTGAATTTCTCCGCCGGATAGGTGCGCGCCCTTTGAACCGATAACCGTTTTTTCACGTTCGGGGAATTTTGCCAAAATATCTTCGCAGCGTGCAAGCCGGAGCGCAGTCATTACTTCTTCATCGCTTGCATTCTTGTTTCCCATTTTGACGTTTTCAAAAATACTTGTTTTAAAGAGCTTCGATGTTTGGAATACAAAGGCAATATGGTGCATCAGCGCATTCTTTGAATATGATGAAATATTTTTCCCGCCGATTAAAATCTCACCCGAATTTATTTTGTAAAAACCGGAAATCAATTTTGCAATGGTTGACTTTCCGCCTCCCGATGAGCCGACCAGCGCATACGTTTTATTCGGTTCAAGTTTAAAGCTGACATCCTTTAAAATTTTTTCTTCCGTGTACCCAAACGAAACGTTTTTAAATTCAATACCGAAGTTGTCAAACGTTTCTTCCGTACCGTGTTCAAGATTATCTTTTTCCATTTCCGCAAAAAGATTTTCGAGTTTGTCTACCACGCTTTTTGCCTGAAAGTTATACATACCGACATACATAACGCGCATAAATGCCGAAAACAGTATGCCTGCAATACAAACAAAAAAGATGATCTTTGCAATGATGAGATTTCCATCCGCACCCTTGTTCATAAGATACACTGCAACCGGAATGGTGAACACCGAAAAGAGATTAAACAGCACTTGGAACAGCACATACGGTGTCCGGCAGCTGAGCGTGTATTTGTACGCCAAATCGGAATAGCCGGTAATCGCTTCGTAAAATGCTTTAAAGGATTCAACCGTGCTTTTAAAGATTTTTACAATCTGCATTCCGCGCACATATTCCACCGCTTCTGCGTTCATCCGTTCCAGCGCCGCTTGGTACTTCCGCATAAAGTCTTTATTGCCCATCATAAACATCATCTGCACACCGCCGATGACGGCGACGGCGACCAGCAAGAGACCAAGCTTTACATCGACCGCAAATACGATGATAAACATAAAAATCGGCGTAAAGAGCGCGGAAATATTGTCGGGAATTAAGTGAGCAATCAGCATGTGCGTTTCCTGCGCATTATCGTCGATGAGCTTCCGGATTTTTCCCGACGGGTTCATATCGAAAAAAGCAAACGAAGCGTTCATCAAATGTTTGATTGCCGTTTTGCGTAAATTCGATTCGAGCCGGAACCCGAGTACGTGCGATGCCCACAAGGCGCAGAAGTAGACGACCGAATAGCCCGCTAAAAGTGAAACAATCACCGTCGCATACATCGAACCGTCCGTCACGCTTTTGGTAACCAAAAGCGCGTACAAAAACTTCCACAAGAACCAAAACGCGCCCATCTGCGAAGCAACTCCCAGCACGGCGCACACCACCGAAATATACGCGCAATACATTTTCTCCGGCGTATATTTTAACAATCTTTTATATGTATCCATAGATAACAATGTTATGAAAAAGAAGGAAAAATGTCAAGCATGGGTAACTACTATGCGGAATATTCATAATGTGTAATTGATAATTAGTTATCACACTACATATTAGGACTTACCCGTTAAACCATATCAATTACTTCACCGCTTTATCTTTAAGCCCTTAAAATAGTCTTCGTCCTTTTCATAGATAAAACACCGCGCCGTATCCAAATTTTTTATCCGTAGCGGTTTTTGAACGGGATAATGCCGCGCGAGGATATGCAGCATGACCGTCATCTGAAATGCGTGACCGACAATAACGACATTTTTATTGTGCATTCGTGCAATCAGATCGGCAACTTCATGCTCAACCGTCTGCTTTGTTCTCTTCTGCTGCGGATGATTGCAAAACCACTGCACCCGACCCCAGAAGAGCCATCGCCGGAGTGCAATCTCTTTATCGGAATCCCTGTACGGATATATCGGTATTTCAGAAAGCTCCGGTAGCTGTATCGGCGTGTTATCGGGAAAGAGCATTGCTGCCGTTTCAATGCTCCTTTTCAATGGACTGGTATAGAGCTCAAACTGCTCCGGTAGCGCATCTCTGATACGCCGAATTTCCAAATCGGTTATCCGCTCTATCGGAGCTTGATCGTACGCAGCCTGAGCCGCAGCAAATCCGGAGGCTGTATATTTCTTTTCCCAATTAAAAAGCACTTTTGCATGCCGTATCAAAATAAGCATAAGAAACACACCTCATCAATTACTCTACGCAACATCCATAGTACCATACATTACACGCGGACGTCTATAAAAAATGAGAGCAGTTTTTCGCGGGCTGCGGCGGTGTTCAGTGCATAGGTTTCTTGTACCGTGCCTGATAAGCTTATCGGATGGGCATCCCTTAAACGAAAGTTCAAACAGGGAGAAATGCACAACATCCAAACCAGCTGTAACAGAGCTGCCTTCGAGCGTTCTTTCATAATAATGCGGGATGAGCCCATTGATAGCCTGCGTTACCGTTGTTTTTCCGCAGCCGGACGCGCCGCAAAGCAGCACAAAAAAGCCGCGCTCTATCGTCATGGAGTTCTGCTCTTTGCCGTTACATGTGGAACATCGATACGCAACACCGTAATCGATTTTGTCATCTGTTCGGATATGTCAAAATCTCTACCTGTCTGTGTTTTCATCAAGAGCTGCAAGCCGAATATTTTTTCAGCAACATCTTCAACAACAACAACCGTGCCGTCGCCCATAACGCTTGCATATTCGGATCCGTACTTACACGGAATGTCACCGCCGGAAATAATTGCAGCTTCAGTTTCGAGTTCGATAAAAACACGCGGATTCTTTTTGATAATATCGAGTTTCCGCCCTTCCTTTGCACAATGCACATACAAGGTCAGCTGTCCATCGGCAAAGACAAAACCGTACTGCATCGGCACTACATACGGGCGGCTCCCGTCAACCATACCAATATGCACAACCTTTGCCTGTTCTATAATCGATTGTATTTGCCGGTTATCCGTTACTTCTCTATCCGTTCTTCGCATCGATAAATCTCCTAATCATATCAAAATTCTTTACGTATTCTTGTTCCAAGTTTTTTTTTCCAATCGCCATTGAGGCGGTTTTCCATCGTCGCCCCAATACTCATCCAGTGAAATTATTTTATCGTCTTTCAGTTTTATAAACGACACTACGTGAAACGAATCGGTTTTATCGGTACTGTACACGTTGACGGCTGTATCCTGTATGTTCATAGTTTTACCTCCTTCAGCGTTTTGTTTATAAACAATACAACGGCTTCTTCGAGCTGTGCGATGCCCGGCTGTTCAATCGGAAAATGGCCTGCGTTTTTAAGTGTGCACAGTTCTTTTGTACTCCCTATGCGGTCGAAAAAAAGGCGGCTTATCCGTTCGGGCGTCCAACGGTCTTTTTCGGGATGACAAAGCAAAAGCGGAAGCTCGAATGCTTCAGGTTCTGCGGCAGGAACGCTTTCCATCATCGAACATAAAAAACCGA from the Treponema vincentii F0403 genome contains:
- a CDS encoding phosphoglycerate mutase family protein — encoded protein: MLILIRHAKVLFNWEKKYTASGFAAAQAAYDQAPIERITDLEIRRIRDALPEQFELYTSPLKRSIETAAMLFPDNTPIQLPELSEIPIYPYRDSDKEIALRRWLFWGRVQWFCNHPQQKRTKQTVEHEVADLIARMHNKNVVIVGHAFQMTVMLHILARHYPVQKPLRIKNLDTARCFIYEKDEDYFKGLKIKR
- a CDS encoding pyridoxamine 5'-phosphate oxidase family protein; translated protein: MRRTDREVTDNRQIQSIIEQAKVVHIGMVDGSRPYVVPMQYGFVFADGQLTLYVHCAKEGRKLDIIKKNPRVFIELETEAAIISGGDIPCKYGSEYASVMGDGTVVVVEDVAEKIFGLQLLMKTQTGRDFDISEQMTKSITVLRIDVPHVTAKSRTP
- a CDS encoding ABC transporter ATP-binding protein, whose protein sequence is MNRLQKWFGVTESGAKGIVTASIWSMLADVAFILPMFLTMFFLQGYFDGTLRSAGFYIGIIAALAVVMYVLVHTNYNTLYTATFKECKELRVNIADRLKALPLAYFSKHDVSDLSQTVMTDVATIEHAISHAIPQTIGLVIYLIIIGAIMIIAHPGLGLCVFVPIFISFILLILSKKIQVRETTRDFHKQRERTEFFQEAIELQQEIKSYGLTESTAAKLNRNVDEAEKLHLSVEAHQAIPLNVALLLLKFSIGVTVFFGLKMYLAGTASLLYFIGYIIAAARIVDAVAGVEANLAEMMYIDARVKRINELRETETQEGEPASLQHYGIQFENVAFSYNGRQKVIDGISFTAEQNHVTALVGPSGCGKTTVLRLASRLYDYDKGRILIDGKDIAKIDTDSLFDKISIVFQDVGLFNTSIMENIRVGNKNASDDQVKEVARLANCTEFIEALPDGYNTVIGENGGKLSGGERQRLSIARALLKDAPIIILDEISASLDVENEMKIQESLNTLIKGKTVIIISHRLKSVENADKIIVMNNGKLDAEGTHAELLQKSALYKSMIEKSSATEKWTY
- a CDS encoding ABC transporter ATP-binding protein yields the protein MDTYKRLLKYTPEKMYCAYISVVCAVLGVASQMGAFWFLWKFLYALLVTKSVTDGSMYATVIVSLLAGYSVVYFCALWASHVLGFRLESNLRKTAIKHLMNASFAFFDMNPSGKIRKLIDDNAQETHMLIAHLIPDNISALFTPIFMFIIVFAVDVKLGLLLVAVAVIGGVQMMFMMGNKDFMRKYQAALERMNAEAVEYVRGMQIVKIFKSTVESFKAFYEAITGYSDLAYKYTLSCRTPYVLFQVLFNLFSVFTIPVAVYLMNKGADGNLIIAKIIFFVCIAGILFSAFMRVMYVGMYNFQAKSVVDKLENLFAEMEKDNLEHGTEETFDNFGIEFKNVSFGYTEEKILKDVSFKLEPNKTYALVGSSGGGKSTIAKLISGFYKINSGEILIGGKNISSYSKNALMHHIAFVFQTSKLFKTSIFENVKMGNKNASDEEVMTALRLARCEDILAKFPEREKTVIGSKGAHLSGGEIQRVAIARAILKNADIVILDEASAAADPENEYEIQQAFSNLMKNKTVIMIAHRLSSIRNVDEILVVEDGNIAERGSDAELMQKGGKYSHLQRLYSKANEWRV
- a CDS encoding ATP-binding cassette domain-containing protein, with translation MTIERGFFVLLCGASGCGKTTVTQAINGLIPHYYERTLEGSSVTAGLDVVHFSLFELSFKGCPSDKLIRHGTRNLCTEHRRSPRKTALIFYRRPRVMYGTMDVA
- the metG gene encoding methionine--tRNA ligase subunit beta — encoded protein: MNEKTTEIITYDDFAKLQLKTGKVLECVKAENAEKLYILQVDLGEEKPRQIVSSLVDYYTAEELVGKEIIVLANLKPAKMRGHISEGMLLCAESPDSSICVLLKPETPVPAGTDIT